CATGCCGGGAGCCGTCTCCTCCCCGGGACTGGCGGCGGCAAAGGTCCACAAGCTCCCCGCCCGCAAACTCAGGATGCGGCTGATCAGGCCTTGCTCACCCATGCAGACACCGATTACGGAATGCGTATTGCGGGTCTGCTCCAAAAATTTCATCATCGCTACGTTGTCGGCGAGGTTGGTCGCGGTGGTAACGATCTTGTAATAGTCGGCAGAGAACTGCTGCATCTTCGCGAATGTCGCTTCGATCTTCTTCGTGGCATGAAAATCGTGAAACGAAAGGATTAGTGACGCCCGGCCGCGCAAACGTTCCAATTCGGCCGGCTTCATCGCCGAAGCGCTTTGCAGTTCGAGGTCGATTAACTGGCAGCCGTTGGCGGCAGCCTTCGTCAGGACATCCACCTCGGCGGCCAGCGAACCGCGGAATTTCCCCCCATTCACTGCCCGGCGACAGGTCCCGATGGCCACCGCTTCCGGGTGATAGCTGAGGAACCGGCGAATGTGCGGGAGCGCCAGGCCGGGGCTCTTCAGATAGTCTAACCTGAACTCCAGGAAGGAGTTATCCCGCACCATGGCTTCGGCCTTCTCCACCATCTCGGCCGCCGAAGCGCCCGCCACCGGCACGCAGACCCGGGGCAGCCGCAGCGGCAGGGGCCGCGGAACGAAGCTGGTGTTTGCTGCGCTCATTGCTTCTGGGCCAAACCGTCTGGGCCGAACGTTATGGGCCGAAAATGTGCAGCATCTTACACATGCACCATAACAGATGCAATGAGCGATTCCGCACCCGGAAATCGGTCCCTTCGCGGGCGCAGTACCGGAAGGGTAAACACGCCCGTCGTTGACCCTCGGTAAGCTGTTTGTTAGCGTTCCAGTTGAGGTACTGTCTGCGCACGTCCAGCCGTGTTTTGGCACGCGAAGGAGGCGGTATGAGGATTGTGGCGTTGCTGTTGGTATTGTCAGCGCCGTGGGCTTTTTCGCAAGAACCGGCTGCGCCGGTGCATGGGAGCAGCAACCTGACCCAGCGCGTGCAGGCGCCGAGCTACTCCGACATGTATTGCTCCGGATTCATCAGCAAGCAGGGCTTTCCCGCCGCCAACTATGTCGCCGCCGGTGCGGAATCGCCGAACCAGACGCAGTTCCGGCAGACCGACGTCCTCTTCCTGGACGGAACCGGATATACCGAAGGTGCTCGCCTCTCCGTGATCCGTCCCTTGCGTGACCCGAACCGCAGCCGGGCGTATCCGACGCAGGCAGCCAGCATTGCCGCACTCGGACAGCCTTATGCTGACTTGGGTCGGGTGCGGGTGACTGCCCTCCGCGGCAAGATGGCGATCGCAGTGGTCGAGTTCAGCTGCAGTCCCATTGTTCCTGGCGACTTGGTGACCCCGTTTGAGGAGAAGCCGCCGGTTGCTTATCGCCCGAAGACGGAATTTGAGCGCTTCCCGGCGGCAGCCAGCAGCGTGACCGCCCGCATTGTCATGGCCAAGGATTTTGATTATCTCGTGGGGGCGGGGCAAAAGGTGTACATCAGCGCCGGTGCCGACAAAGGCGTGAAGGTCGGCGATTATTTCCGCGCGGTTCGTAACTACGATCCCGCGAAGATGGACGCAGTCGACGCCCTTTCTCTGAGAGTGCCGCAAAGCGAAGAGACGCAACAGTACGGCACGGAATTGAGCAAAGCGAAGTACGCCGAGCTTCCACGGCGCGCCGTGGCGGAAATGATCGTCCTCAACGTGACCCCAACATCTTCCACGGCGTTGGTCACCTACTCGGTGGAGAACATAATCGTAGGCGACACCGTCGAGTTGGAAGGCGGCGGATCTCAGTAAGTTTTTGCCGTGTCGAATCGAGCGGCGCCTGCGGGCGCCGTTTTTTTTGCGAAAAAGGTTTCGGAGGCTGGAAGGTTTCGGAGGTTTCCAAAAACCGTCTGCCCGCCAGCCCCTAGCCCATGTCTTTGTCTTTCTTTTTCCCCGGCAGCGCGGCGGGATTTTCGTGCGTGCGCTCGCGGAATGTCCCGCTCATCCCGCTGGCCAGCGAGACCGCGGATTCCCCGAACTTGTCGCGCAGACGGTCGGCCGCGGAAAGCGCCTGATGCCAACGCTGGTGCCGTTCGGCGTCCAGTAAGCCTATCTGGCCCTCGACGGTCTCCAGCGACGACGCCTGCACTCCCAGCAATCGCACTTTGCCCCCCGCGCGCCAGTTGCGTCGAAACAGGGACCGCACCTGCTCGCTGATCTCCGTGTCCAACTGCGTTGCAGTGGCCAGGGTGTGCGCCCGCGTGATGGTCGTAAAATCCTGGTAACGCAGCTTGAGTTGAATGGTGCGAGCGTGCAGCCCGGCTTCCCGCAGCCTACGCCCTACCATTTCGCTCAAGTGTGCCAGCGTGGATTCCAGCTGCGGCAGTTCTGCGGTGTCTTCGTTGAAGGTATGTTCGTGGCTGATGGACTTCGCCCCGACATCTTCTCCAATTTCGCTGTCGAACCAGCCGCCGGCATCTTCGCCACGCGCTTTGCCGGCCAGCGCCAGCCCCCACTTTCCGAACCGCTCCTCGAGCACGCCATCTTCCAGCTTTGCCAGGTCGCCGACTTTGAAAATAGACATGGCGTGCAGGTTCTGCTCCGTGACCCTGCCCACACCCGGAATTTTTCGAATGGCGAGGGGCGACAGGAACGACGCCTCACAGCCCGGCAGCACCTGCAGCACGCCATTGCGCTTGGCCTGGTCGGACGCAACCTTGGCCACCAGTCGCGAACTGGCTATGCCGATGGAACAATTCAGCTGCGTCTTCTTCTTCATCGCGGCGTGAAGGTTGTGCGCGGCGCGCAACGGCGGGCCGTGCAATCGCTCCGTGCCGGTCATGTCGAGGTAGGCTTCGTCGATGGAAGCCATTTCCACGGCCGGCGAAAAAGTCGTCAGCACTTCCAGCACTTGGTGCGAGCACTCGCGGTACCGGTCGGGGTGGCCATCCACGAATACAGCTTCCGCGGGAAGCAGTTTGGCGGCGGTGCGCAGTGGCATCGCCGAGTGCACGCCGAACTTGCGCGCTTCATAATTGGCCGCCGCCACCACGCCGCGCTCTTCCCGCTGCCCGCCAACTACGACCGCTTTCCCCTTCAGCGAGGGATCAAACAGTTCCTCGACCGAAACGAAGAACGCGTCCATATCGACATGGAATACGGTGCGCACGTTGGCCCTGAGCACAATTATGAATCAAGAAGTCAGAATGAAGAATGGACGAAGCATTCTTCATTCTGACTTCTTGATTCTTCATTCCCCAAACACTTCCGCGGTGAAGGCTTCCATCACCGCACCGCGCTGCCAGGCGTCGGGCGGCGCACCGGCCTTGAGGCAGGTTTGCTCGAGGAAAATCCGCCGGTCCCATCCGTGTTCGACCGGCACTTGCGGCAGCAGCAACCCGCGTCGCGTGCCATAGGTGAGGACCAGGCCGTGCCGCCCGATCTCGATTTCCTCGCACGCAATCGGCTGCAGCGGTGAGAGCACGCTGATCTCGATTTTAAGCAGTGGCGCTTCTTCCGGAGTTACCGGTGGAAATCGGATGTCGTGAAATGCAGCAGCCACTGCGGCTTCTGTGACCGCACGGTACAGCGGGTAGATGGGAAATACGTAGCCGACGCAACCGCGCAGCTCGCCTTCGAGATAAAGCGTAGTGAACGCGCCCCGGTTTTCTTCCAGATGGCTGTATGGCGCCAGCGCCTTCAACTCAGTTCCGTGAAGGCTTGCTGCAATCGCCTGGTGCGCCAGCGCCAGCAGAGCGCTGCGTTCTTCCGTCGAAAATTCTGCAGGGGCGGCTGAGATGTGGGTCGCGCTGTCGCTAGGTAATTGCGACATCACGCTTTCTCCGCCGGCTCAGGATAAACGCGCGGCGCTGCCGGCGTACCACTTGCCGATCGATCTTGAACCAGAACGCGGCGAAGTAATCGACCGCTGAGACCAGCGACAGCGTCACCATGAACCAGATGCCCACCCGCGCCAGCACATCCAGCGGGAAGACGAAGCGGCCGAACTCCCATTGCAGCCAGCGGTGGTCGAGAATGCAGAGCACCACGACCACGATCTGCACCACCATCTTCACCTTGCCCAGGTCGCTGGCGTCAATGGTGAAGCCCTGTTGCGCGGCAATGGAGCGCAGCCCGCTGACCAGGAACTCGCGTCCAATGATCACCACCGCCATCCACGCCGGCACCACGCTCGGATTCAGTTGCACCAACGTGACGAACGCGGCGGCGATCAGCAGTTTGTCCGCCAGCGGATCCAGCAGCATGCCCATGGTGGTGATCTGGTGGCGCCGCCGGGCCAGGTAGCCGTCAAGTCCGTCCGTAATTGACGCGGCAATGAATACCGCCGAGGCCAGCACTTCGCGCTCCCCGCGCACGCCCATCGCGAACCGACTGGAGGACAGGATCCAGATCAGCACCGGAACGGCGAATATGCGGGTAAGCGTAATGTAGTTCGGAAGGTTCAATTCAATACCGCAAGCCCGTGCGTGGACGCGTCCGCGCTCTCAGTGCTCAATAGCAGCTAATCCTAGATTATGCTCCGCGCCTTGAGGCAAAGCAATGCGCAAACCAGCGGCATTCCCACAAAACAACCAGGCTAGCCAACTCCCTGGCTGATACGCTAAATAAGGTTCAGGCGTATATTCCGCGCTGCTTCAGGCAGTACGCCACCCGGTCGATGGCCAACATGTATGCCGCGATACGGTTATTCACGTTGTGCGTTTCGGCGTATCGCACCACGTCCTCAAACGAGCTCCGCATGATGTGTTCCAGCTGCTCGTTCACCATGGATTCTTTCCAGAAGTATCCCTGCCGGTCCTGCACCCATTCGAAGTACGAGGTGGTCACGCCGCCGGCATTGGCCAAGATGTCGGGAATCACGAAGATTTTCTTGTCGGCGAGAATCTCGTCGGCCGCGGCAGTGGTAGGTCCGTTGGCCCCTTCGCACAGGATCTTGCACTTCACCCGGTCCGCGTTGCGGCTGGTAATCACATTTTCAATTGCCGCCGGCACCAGGATGTCGCATTCGCTCAGGAAAAGCTGCTGCGGGTCCATCGCTTCCGCGCCCGGGAACCCGTGAATGCTGCCGGTCCGGTAGCGGTACTCCCACAGCGCGTCGATATCGATGCCAGTGGGGTTGGAGAGACCGCCATCGAATTCGACGATTCCGATGATCTTGTAGCCGGCTTCGTACATCAGGCGCGCCGCATTCGAACCCACGTTTCCGAAGCCCTGTATGATCACGCGCGTCTCATCGCGGTTCAGCTTCAGTTTCTTCAAGGCTTCGTCGCAGACCACCATCACGCCGCGGCCCGTGGCTTCGCGACGCCCCCGCGACCCGCCCATGTTCAGAGGTTTGCCGGTCACCACCGCGGTCACTGTCTGCCGCATGTGCATGGAGTAGGTGTCCATGATCCACGCCATGATCTGCTCATTGGTATTGACGTCAGGCGCTGGAACGTCCTTTTCGGGCCCGATGAATTCAATCAGCTCCGCGGTGTAGCGGCGCGTCATTCGCTCCAGCTCGCCCATCGACATTTTCTTCGGATCGCAGATCACCCCGCCCTTGGCGCCGCCGAAAGGAATATTGACCACCGCGCACTTCCACGTCATCCAGCTGGCGAGCGCGCGGACTTCATCGAGGCTGACGTCGGGAGCATAGCGAATGCCGCCTTTGCCCGGCCCGCGCACCACAGAATGTTGCACCCGGAACCCGGTGAATACCTCCAGCGTCCCATTGTCCATCTGCACCGGAATGTGGACGATGATCTCGCGACTGGGCAGGCTCAGCACCTTCATCAACCCGGGATCGAGATTGAGCTTGTGCGCGGCGGTTTCAAAGCGCGCGCGCTGCGCTTCCCACGGGTTGATTTCCTGTTCGATGTTGACCGTCGTGCTGTTCATGAACGCTCCCCCACTCGTCCGCCGGCCTTGTGAGGTGCCGCGGGCGAACGAGTATATCGCAGGCGCAGCAGCCTTAATCCTCAGGCCACGAGCGCCTAAGGTCATTGGCTGATTGCCTGTTACGCAGGTTACAATAACCTTATAGTCAATGCCATTGCAGCCGAGATTTCGTCTGTCCCTGGTGTCCCTGGGCCTGTTGTTGGCTATCGCCGCCGCGATTCCGTTTGCCGCCGCGCGACTTCGCGCCGATCGACCTTCGCCGCCGCCGCCCGCCGCGGTCGCCGTGGCTGCCACCCTGGATCCCGTGTACACCGTTCAAGCCGGCGTCGATGGAGAAATCTTTCCTGCTTTCGCGAATTATGCTTCGCTGCAAAAGCCGCGCGATCGCAAAGTCTCCACCGTCTCGGTGCGCATCCTGAATACCACCACGGAAGCTCTCAAGAACCGCATCACCGTCCAAATTCCCGGTTGGAGCGACCAGGAAGTTCAGATGATTCAGGTGCCTGCGGGTGAGACTCGCACCTTCACCTTCGCCCCTACCTTCCTGCCGCAAATGTTTACCAACCGGGAGAT
The Terriglobales bacterium genome window above contains:
- the dinB gene encoding DNA polymerase IV; this translates as MRTVFHVDMDAFFVSVEELFDPSLKGKAVVVGGQREERGVVAAANYEARKFGVHSAMPLRTAAKLLPAEAVFVDGHPDRYRECSHQVLEVLTTFSPAVEMASIDEAYLDMTGTERLHGPPLRAAHNLHAAMKKKTQLNCSIGIASSRLVAKVASDQAKRNGVLQVLPGCEASFLSPLAIRKIPGVGRVTEQNLHAMSIFKVGDLAKLEDGVLEERFGKWGLALAGKARGEDAGGWFDSEIGEDVGAKSISHEHTFNEDTAELPQLESTLAHLSEMVGRRLREAGLHARTIQLKLRYQDFTTITRAHTLATATQLDTEISEQVRSLFRRNWRAGGKVRLLGVQASSLETVEGQIGLLDAERHQRWHQALSAADRLRDKFGESAVSLASGMSGTFRERTHENPAALPGKKKDKDMG
- the amrA gene encoding AmmeMemoRadiSam system protein A, encoding MSQLPSDSATHISAAPAEFSTEERSALLALAHQAIAASLHGTELKALAPYSHLEENRGAFTTLYLEGELRGCVGYVFPIYPLYRAVTEAAVAAAFHDIRFPPVTPEEAPLLKIEISVLSPLQPIACEEIEIGRHGLVLTYGTRRGLLLPQVPVEHGWDRRIFLEQTCLKAGAPPDAWQRGAVMEAFTAEVFGE
- the pgsA gene encoding CDP-diacylglycerol--glycerol-3-phosphate 3-phosphatidyltransferase, translating into MNLPNYITLTRIFAVPVLIWILSSSRFAMGVRGEREVLASAVFIAASITDGLDGYLARRRHQITTMGMLLDPLADKLLIAAAFVTLVQLNPSVVPAWMAVVIIGREFLVSGLRSIAAQQGFTIDASDLGKVKMVVQIVVVVLCILDHRWLQWEFGRFVFPLDVLARVGIWFMVTLSLVSAVDYFAAFWFKIDRQVVRRQRRAFILSRRRKRDVAIT
- a CDS encoding Glu/Leu/Phe/Val dehydrogenase, which produces MNSTTVNIEQEINPWEAQRARFETAAHKLNLDPGLMKVLSLPSREIIVHIPVQMDNGTLEVFTGFRVQHSVVRGPGKGGIRYAPDVSLDEVRALASWMTWKCAVVNIPFGGAKGGVICDPKKMSMGELERMTRRYTAELIEFIGPEKDVPAPDVNTNEQIMAWIMDTYSMHMRQTVTAVVTGKPLNMGGSRGRREATGRGVMVVCDEALKKLKLNRDETRVIIQGFGNVGSNAARLMYEAGYKIIGIVEFDGGLSNPTGIDIDALWEYRYRTGSIHGFPGAEAMDPQQLFLSECDILVPAAIENVITSRNADRVKCKILCEGANGPTTAAADEILADKKIFVIPDILANAGGVTTSYFEWVQDRQGYFWKESMVNEQLEHIMRSSFEDVVRYAETHNVNNRIAAYMLAIDRVAYCLKQRGIYA